A single Sutterella megalosphaeroides DNA region contains:
- a CDS encoding ATP-binding protein translates to MNSHLSSFLSRISFPLFLLRVVVFFILLGAGAALYGILRSNIVEDFHQHEAYTLGEFRGEQMNRLLMLRSVATAGHMQLVARLDSKATDEELNRWLREFFLQAQVMIGTKRGFNTWIILDDKKFYTTKNVPWFDPTVAEREWYQLAKAADGARVSPIYNESGSGRPVITVTHYDRKHRAMFGFDLYPGGTDMTIYSTSERLNGYYFLTDRTGRPFLMRTDHRGSMEDFSDAVEAWVRELGTLSVAEQPLRAHVGTKAVSVYGSELFNGNWVVHSYFTEDLDRKLQHLNLVSAACALFVALLLVWGSKFLRRLEHRLVRISNIIRTMFRSSELVVLVNLQTGRYELLAGTDTVQRAIPNEGSYETALHKLTEAITTGRSEFLANFSLDSLKQHYDDNARKFGGEFEYRAEDGHLTWGAAMLVFDSAVLPDEIILRITNVEVQHKARTTETALLRTALDAARQSEHSKQLFFHSVSHEMRTPLNAICNMTTIAERAFVSCDRTKMKLALGHIRHGADILLRLVNDLLELAAARDGKIQLELRPFRLDVFLATVSRSFADGTRKDGKHFITDFTDVARPVSGDPVRLELILNNLLSNALKYTASGKSVRFSVERITSGDDGEHFRFTIRDEGCGMSPEFLKTIFTPYAREQRYHTREMRGTGLGMPIVKSLLQLMNGTIRIESQVGEGTTVVMTIPMEILSEDDERARNLNLQGSESPVASPLETGEIDLRPSKDSTEVPNAVSEETATAPVEDAPALKRGVAPEACAAHASCNTCLGTEASRLDKDRTGNPEGKSAALGPGVVARACATAKSAIKPEDAVTTTPAKPLFLVAEDNLIDQEILAELLDELGCAAEMAENGREAVEKFRNSAPGTYTAILMDVNMPEMNGLDATRAIRGSSHPEAFGIPIVAATANVLTEDIDEIYAAGMNAYLAKPIDFGKLSSIVKQLLARRHAR, encoded by the coding sequence ATGAATTCGCATCTCTCTTCGTTTCTCAGTCGGATTTCCTTTCCGCTCTTTTTGCTTCGCGTCGTCGTGTTCTTCATCCTCCTCGGTGCAGGCGCCGCGCTCTACGGCATCCTTCGCTCGAACATCGTCGAGGACTTCCACCAACACGAAGCGTATACGCTCGGAGAATTTCGCGGCGAACAGATGAACCGCCTTCTGATGTTGCGCTCCGTCGCTACGGCCGGACACATGCAACTCGTCGCAAGGCTCGACAGCAAGGCCACGGATGAGGAACTCAACCGATGGCTTCGGGAATTTTTCCTGCAGGCCCAGGTGATGATCGGAACAAAGCGCGGCTTCAACACCTGGATCATTCTCGACGACAAAAAGTTCTACACGACGAAAAACGTGCCGTGGTTCGATCCCACGGTCGCCGAGCGCGAATGGTATCAACTCGCGAAAGCCGCGGACGGAGCACGTGTCTCTCCGATCTACAATGAGTCGGGTTCGGGTCGCCCCGTCATTACCGTCACCCACTACGACCGCAAACACCGTGCCATGTTCGGCTTCGACCTCTACCCGGGAGGCACCGACATGACCATCTACTCGACCTCCGAACGCCTCAACGGGTACTACTTCCTCACGGATCGCACGGGTCGGCCCTTCCTCATGCGCACCGACCACCGGGGCTCCATGGAGGATTTTTCGGACGCCGTCGAAGCATGGGTTCGGGAGCTCGGAACGCTGTCCGTCGCCGAGCAACCGCTCCGGGCGCACGTCGGGACAAAGGCCGTGTCCGTTTACGGATCGGAACTTTTCAACGGCAACTGGGTGGTTCACAGCTACTTCACCGAAGACCTCGATCGGAAACTTCAGCACCTGAATCTTGTTTCCGCGGCTTGCGCGCTTTTCGTCGCACTCCTTCTCGTTTGGGGGTCGAAGTTCCTTCGACGGCTCGAGCATCGGCTCGTTCGCATCTCGAACATCATCCGCACGATGTTCCGCTCGTCGGAACTCGTCGTTCTCGTCAACCTGCAGACGGGGCGTTACGAACTGTTGGCCGGTACCGACACCGTGCAACGTGCTATCCCGAACGAAGGTTCCTACGAAACCGCGCTTCACAAGCTGACGGAAGCGATCACGACGGGGCGCTCCGAGTTTCTCGCCAACTTTTCGCTGGACTCCCTGAAACAGCACTACGATGACAATGCTCGAAAGTTCGGCGGCGAATTCGAATACCGAGCCGAGGACGGGCACCTCACCTGGGGAGCGGCAATGCTCGTCTTCGACTCCGCCGTTTTGCCCGATGAAATCATTCTGCGTATTACCAACGTCGAAGTGCAACACAAGGCACGAACGACGGAGACGGCCCTCTTGCGTACGGCCTTGGACGCCGCGCGCCAAAGCGAACATTCGAAGCAGCTCTTTTTCCATTCGGTCTCGCACGAAATGCGCACGCCCTTGAACGCGATCTGCAACATGACGACGATCGCCGAGCGAGCCTTCGTCTCGTGCGACCGGACGAAGATGAAGCTGGCGCTCGGTCACATCCGGCACGGCGCGGACATCCTGCTGCGCCTCGTGAACGACCTCCTCGAGCTTGCGGCCGCTCGCGACGGGAAGATACAGTTGGAGCTTCGGCCCTTCCGACTCGACGTTTTCCTTGCCACCGTATCGCGCTCCTTTGCCGACGGCACCCGGAAGGACGGCAAGCACTTCATCACCGACTTCACGGACGTCGCCCGTCCTGTTTCCGGGGATCCTGTACGGCTTGAGCTTATCCTCAACAATCTCCTCTCGAACGCCCTCAAATACACGGCCTCCGGGAAGTCCGTCCGCTTTTCGGTCGAGCGCATCACCTCGGGCGACGACGGAGAACACTTCCGCTTCACGATTCGCGACGAGGGTTGCGGGATGAGTCCCGAATTCCTGAAGACGATTTTCACGCCTTACGCTCGCGAGCAGCGCTACCACACGCGCGAAATGCGCGGCACCGGGCTCGGCATGCCGATCGTGAAGTCGCTGCTTCAGCTCATGAACGGCACGATCCGCATTGAAAGTCAGGTGGGCGAAGGAACGACCGTCGTAATGACCATTCCCATGGAAATCCTCTCGGAAGACGATGAGCGGGCGCGCAACCTGAATTTGCAGGGTTCGGAGTCGCCCGTCGCATCGCCGCTCGAGACGGGTGAAATCGACTTGCGCCCGTCGAAAGACTCGACGGAAGTCCCAAACGCGGTGTCGGAGGAAACGGCGACCGCCCCCGTCGAAGATGCCCCTGCCCTCAAGCGAGGCGTCGCCCCGGAAGCCTGCGCGGCGCACGCCTCCTGCAACACGTGCCTCGGCACGGAGGCGAGCCGTCTTGACAAGGATCGGACGGGGAATCCCGAGGGGAAAAGCGCCGCGCTCGGACCGGGTGTCGTTGCGCGCGCCTGCGCCACGGCAAAGAGTGCGATAAAGCCGGAAGACGCCGTGACGACAACGCCCGCCAAGCCCCTCTTCCTTGTCGCGGAAGACAACCTCATCGATCAGGAAATCCTGGCCGAACTCCTCGACGAGCTCGGATGTGCGGCCGAAATGGCCGAAAACGGTCGAGAAGCGGTCGAGAAATTCCGAAATTCCGCTCCGGGGACCTATACGGCGATCCTGATGGACGTCAACATGCCGGAGATGAACGGGCTCGATGCGACCCGCGCCATTCGGGGCTCCTCCCACCCCGAAGCGTTCGGCATCCCGATCGTCGCCGCGACCGCAAACGTCCTGACCGAGGACATCGACGAAATCTATGCGGCCGGCATGAACGCCTACCTGGCCAAGCCGATCGACTTCGGGAAACTGAGTTCGATCGTGAAACAACTCCTCGCCCGACGGCACGCCCGCTGA